The Lacrimispora xylanolytica genome has a segment encoding these proteins:
- the spoIVB gene encoding SpoIVB peptidase, with protein sequence MGKNKVHKLIVRAFWISLVFCIGFSWFYMKRVIPDKLNIVAEEEEQFHFSMPFDVTLHSDSEEVVLSNGSNIPSDQIHLQLNEPFSVYSKNQGSYKLGLKLFGFIQLKDIQVNVVDTKYAVPCGTPIGIYLKSNGIMVIGTGDVTKKDGMTTEPAFGILQSGDYIETINGTPLKDKETLMSELNKIGAAEAILKVRRNGETIDVKMNPVQTEDGTYKLGVWVRDDTQGIGTMTYVDMNGQFGALGHGISDSDTGNVVQITDGSLYETAIMGIEKGTFGKPGVMSGIIYYGPGSTLGTITANTEEGIFGTVNDRFKQNIKQDAIPIGYRQDVKKGVAYVRSDVSGKIRDYEIEIQRVDYSTAHKSKGMVIKVTDPDLLALTGGIVQGMSGSPIIQDGKLIGAVTHVFIQDSTRGYGIFIENMLNH encoded by the coding sequence ATGGGTAAAAACAAAGTTCATAAGCTTATCGTGAGAGCGTTCTGGATCAGCCTGGTCTTTTGCATCGGGTTTTCCTGGTTCTATATGAAACGGGTGATCCCCGACAAATTGAATATTGTAGCAGAGGAAGAAGAACAATTTCATTTCTCCATGCCTTTTGATGTAACCCTCCATTCAGACAGTGAGGAAGTGGTCCTAAGCAATGGTTCCAATATCCCTTCCGATCAGATCCACCTGCAGTTAAACGAGCCCTTCTCTGTGTATTCTAAAAATCAGGGAAGCTACAAACTGGGCCTGAAGCTTTTTGGCTTTATTCAGCTAAAAGACATACAGGTCAACGTGGTAGATACCAAGTATGCCGTTCCATGCGGCACTCCAATTGGAATTTATTTAAAATCCAATGGTATCATGGTCATAGGTACTGGAGATGTAACAAAAAAGGACGGAATGACAACGGAACCAGCATTTGGCATTCTGCAATCTGGTGATTACATTGAAACCATTAACGGAACTCCGCTAAAAGACAAAGAAACCCTGATGAGTGAATTAAACAAGATAGGCGCTGCGGAAGCAATTTTAAAGGTCAGAAGAAATGGGGAAACCATTGATGTAAAGATGAATCCTGTTCAGACCGAAGATGGCACCTATAAACTCGGCGTCTGGGTCAGAGATGACACTCAGGGAATCGGTACCATGACCTATGTGGATATGAATGGTCAGTTCGGAGCACTTGGTCACGGAATCAGTGACAGTGATACCGGCAATGTAGTACAGATTACAGACGGCTCTCTCTATGAAACAGCAATTATGGGAATTGAAAAAGGCACCTTCGGGAAACCGGGAGTGATGAGCGGCATTATCTATTACGGCCCTGGCTCCACTCTTGGAACGATTACAGCCAACACAGAAGAAGGAATATTCGGAACAGTAAACGACCGCTTTAAGCAAAATATAAAGCAGGATGCCATACCCATCGGATACCGTCAGGATGTAAAAAAGGGCGTTGCATACGTCAGAAGTGATGTATCCGGTAAGATAAGAGATTATGAGATTGAAATACAGCGTGTGGATTACTCCACGGCTCACAAAAGCAAAGGAATGGTCATTAAAGTCACAGATCCGGATCTTTTAGCACTCACTGGAGGTATTGTCCAGGGTATGTCAGGAAGCCCTATTATTCAGGACGGTAAGCTCATTGGTGCGGTGACTCATGTTTTCATTCAGGATTCTACAAGAGGTTACGGAATCTTTATCGAGAACATGTTGAATCATTAA
- the recN gene encoding DNA repair protein RecN encodes MLSELHVRNLALIEKADVEFKEGLNVLTGETGAGKSIIIGSVTIALGGKVPKDIIRKGADYAYIELIFTVSDPEKLSMLKEYDVHPDGDGTVIISKKIMPSRSLSKINDETVTAGKLRDITGLLIDIHGQHEHQSLLYKSKHLEILDRYQDKKSHELKENIAEAYREYCRLKERLSTFALDEETRLREMDFIRFEMEEIENADLKDGEEEELTSRYRLFLHGKKIAESLSQAYSAVSTDLISRALKEMESVASYDERLSAIRDQLFDADSILSDINHEISSYMDDMSFDEEEYSQIEERLDVIHNLEAKYGKSVSQIFTNLEEKRIRLQELEDYDSLKRKTEQDIKEIEDKLDDLCGQLSYMRKDTAKELTKKIKAGLNDLNFLDVEFSMEFKRLDHYTSNGYDEAEFVISTNPGESLKPLGQVASGGELSRIMLAVKTVLADSDDIPTLIFDEIDTGISGRTAQKVSEKLSYIANSHQVILITHLPQIAAMADAHFEILKSAKDGMTQTTIRTLNDGEMVEELARLLGGAKITEAVRENAREMKRLAVKKTMTKIK; translated from the coding sequence ATGCTTTCAGAATTACACGTAAGAAACTTAGCCCTGATTGAAAAGGCCGATGTAGAATTTAAGGAAGGACTGAATGTCCTGACCGGTGAGACCGGTGCCGGAAAATCAATTATCATCGGCTCTGTGACCATAGCTTTGGGAGGCAAGGTACCCAAGGACATCATCAGAAAGGGCGCGGATTATGCTTATATTGAACTGATCTTTACGGTCAGCGATCCAGAAAAGCTTTCCATGTTAAAGGAATATGACGTCCATCCCGACGGCGATGGTACGGTAATCATTTCAAAAAAAATCATGCCTTCCAGAAGTCTGAGCAAAATCAATGACGAAACGGTGACCGCAGGAAAGCTGCGGGATATCACCGGACTATTAATTGATATCCATGGACAGCATGAACACCAGTCTTTACTCTACAAATCAAAACATCTCGAGATTCTGGACCGATACCAGGATAAAAAGTCCCATGAGCTAAAAGAGAATATTGCAGAAGCATACCGGGAATATTGCCGGCTAAAGGAACGTCTTTCTACCTTTGCTCTTGATGAAGAGACCAGACTCAGGGAAATGGATTTCATCCGTTTTGAGATGGAAGAGATAGAAAACGCTGATTTAAAGGATGGAGAGGAAGAAGAGCTTACTTCCAGATACCGCCTGTTTCTTCACGGAAAAAAAATAGCCGAAAGTCTTTCCCAAGCGTATTCTGCTGTGAGCACGGATTTAATCAGCCGGGCTTTAAAAGAGATGGAATCCGTTGCTTCTTATGATGAAAGGCTGTCAGCAATCAGAGATCAGCTGTTTGATGCGGACTCTATTTTAAGTGACATCAACCATGAAATTTCTTCTTATATGGATGATATGTCATTTGATGAGGAAGAATACAGTCAAATCGAGGAAAGGCTTGATGTCATACATAATCTGGAAGCCAAGTACGGCAAAAGTGTAAGTCAGATTTTTACAAATCTGGAAGAAAAAAGGATACGCTTACAGGAGCTTGAAGATTACGACAGCTTAAAGCGGAAAACAGAACAGGATATTAAGGAAATCGAGGATAAACTGGACGACTTATGCGGACAATTATCTTATATGAGAAAAGACACGGCAAAAGAACTGACAAAAAAAATCAAAGCAGGCTTAAATGATTTAAACTTTTTAGATGTGGAATTTTCTATGGAATTTAAACGTCTGGACCACTATACATCAAACGGTTATGACGAAGCAGAATTTGTTATTTCCACAAATCCTGGCGAATCCTTAAAGCCTCTTGGCCAGGTGGCTTCCGGCGGAGAGTTATCAAGAATCATGCTGGCAGTGAAAACAGTCCTTGCCGATTCCGATGATATCCCTACTTTGATTTTTGATGAAATCGACACTGGAATCAGCGGCAGGACAGCGCAGAAGGTATCAGAAAAGCTTTCCTATATCGCAAACAGCCATCAGGTGATCTTAATTACCCATCTGCCTCAGATTGCCGCTATGGCCGATGCTCATTTTGAAATTTTAAAATCGGCAAAAGATGGAATGACTCAAACCACCATTCGTACGCTGAATGATGGGGAGATGGTGGAAGAACTGGCAAGACTTCTCGGTGGTGCAAAGATCACGGAAGCAGTCAGAGAGAACGCCAGAGAGATGAAACGGCTTGCTGTCAAAAAAACAATGACCAAAATTAAATGA
- the glgA gene encoding glycogen synthase GlgA, whose amino-acid sequence MKKILFVASEAVPFIKTGGLADVVGSLPKCFPKEHFDIRVMIPKYLCIKEELRNQMTYIDHFYMDYLDQSRYVGILQYVYEGITFYFIDNESYFNGPKPYGDWLYDLEKFCFFSRAALSSLPVIGFQPDVVHCHDWQTALIPVLLKDRFHDGEFFRSMKSVITIHNLKFQGVWDVKTIQRLTCLPDYYFTPDKLEAYKDGNLLKGGIVYADAITTVSDTYAKEIQMPFYGEGLDGLMRAREGSLRGIVNGIDYEEFNPENDTYIVQNYNFENVQNEKSKNKTALQKELGLAQDENKFMIGIVSRLTDQKGLDLIQCIMDELCQDEIQLVILGTGDERYENMFRHYAWKYQDKVSANIYYSEAMSHKIYAACDAFLMPSLFEPCGLSQLMSLRYGTLPIVRETGGLKDTVEPYNEYEKSGTGFSFSNYNAHEMLGIIRYAESIFYDKKKEWNLLVCRAMTKDFSWKTSAMKYQELYDWLTGC is encoded by the coding sequence ATGAAGAAGATACTTTTCGTAGCATCAGAGGCAGTACCTTTTATCAAAACTGGAGGACTTGCAGACGTTGTAGGTTCCCTTCCCAAGTGTTTTCCCAAAGAGCATTTTGATATCAGAGTCATGATTCCCAAGTATTTATGCATCAAAGAAGAACTGAGAAACCAGATGACCTATATTGATCACTTTTATATGGACTATCTGGATCAGAGCAGATATGTGGGAATTCTTCAATATGTTTACGAAGGTATCACGTTTTATTTCATAGACAATGAAAGTTATTTTAATGGCCCCAAACCATATGGGGACTGGTTATATGATTTGGAAAAATTCTGCTTCTTTTCAAGAGCAGCTTTATCCTCACTTCCGGTCATTGGATTTCAGCCGGATGTGGTACACTGCCATGATTGGCAGACTGCACTTATTCCTGTTCTGTTAAAGGATCGGTTTCATGACGGTGAATTTTTTCGCAGCATGAAGTCGGTGATTACGATCCACAACTTAAAATTTCAGGGCGTATGGGATGTAAAGACCATACAAAGGCTTACCTGCCTTCCGGATTATTATTTTACTCCGGACAAATTGGAGGCATATAAGGACGGTAACTTGCTAAAAGGCGGCATCGTATATGCAGATGCCATCACTACAGTAAGTGACACTTATGCAAAGGAAATTCAGATGCCCTTTTACGGAGAAGGCCTTGATGGCCTGATGCGTGCCAGGGAAGGCAGTCTTAGAGGTATCGTAAACGGGATTGATTACGAAGAATTCAATCCTGAGAATGACACATACATTGTACAGAATTATAATTTCGAAAACGTTCAAAACGAAAAGAGTAAGAATAAGACAGCTCTTCAAAAGGAACTTGGCCTTGCTCAGGATGAAAACAAATTTATGATCGGCATTGTATCCAGACTGACGGATCAGAAGGGACTTGACCTGATTCAGTGCATCATGGATGAACTGTGTCAGGATGAGATTCAGCTTGTCATCCTTGGAACCGGAGATGAACGTTACGAGAATATGTTCCGTCATTACGCATGGAAGTATCAGGATAAGGTTTCTGCGAATATATATTATTCAGAGGCCATGTCCCACAAGATCTATGCAGCATGTGATGCATTTCTCATGCCTTCCTTATTTGAACCATGCGGGCTCAGTCAGCTGATGTCGCTTCGCTATGGAACACTCCCCATTGTCAGGGAGACCGGAGGGTTAAAGGATACCGTAGAGCCTTACAATGAATATGAGAAGAGCGGGACCGGCTTCTCCTTCTCCAATTACAATGCCCATGAGATGCTTGGGATCATTCGGTATGCGGAAAGCATTTTCTACGATAAAAAGAAAGAGTGGAACCTGCTTGTCTGCCGTGCTATGACAAAGGATTTTTCATGGAAAACTTCTGCCATGAAATATCAGGAGCTTTACGACTGGCTCACTGGCTGCTAG
- the argR gene encoding arginine repressor: MKLERHSKIVELIGKHEIETQEELAEYLNKAGFAVTQATVSRDIRELKLTKVPSESGKQRYMVLQSQSSFSDKYIRILKDGYLSMDMAQNILVIKTVSGMAMAVAAALDALHFNEMVGCIAGDDTIMCAIRSSDDTILMMDKLKKLITG, translated from the coding sequence ATGAAACTGGAACGACACAGCAAAATTGTGGAACTCATCGGAAAACATGAAATCGAGACACAGGAAGAGCTGGCGGAATATTTAAATAAGGCTGGTTTTGCGGTAACTCAGGCTACCGTATCCAGAGATATCAGGGAGCTTAAATTAACAAAAGTTCCTTCAGAATCTGGAAAACAGCGTTATATGGTGCTTCAGAGCCAGAGCTCATTCAGCGATAAATATATAAGAATTTTAAAAGATGGATACTTGTCCATGGACATGGCACAGAACATTCTTGTCATTAAAACGGTCTCAGGTATGGCTATGGCTGTAGCTGCGGCTCTTGACGCCCTTCACTTTAATGAAATGGTGGGCTGCATTGCTGGAGATGACACCATCATGTGCGCCATAAGAAGCTCCGATGATACCATCCTGATGATGGACAAACTGAAAAAACTTATTACGGGATAA
- the spo0A gene encoding sporulation transcription factor Spo0A, with translation MSEISIAIADDNLQTLNLLNDILEGEEDFHVVGRADNGEDAYNMILKTNPDVVLLDVIMPRMDGITVMERVRGNGSVTKIPSFIMVTAAGSENITEDAFRMGANYYIMKPFNKEIIVDKVRRVGQRKTKAPNLQGMKKVKPYVNKTEYMEQNLENDVTQMLHEIGIPAHIKGYQYLRDAIVISVQDQEMLTSVTKILYPSIAKKHQTTPSRVERAIRHAIEVAWSRGKMDTINELFGYTVSTGKGKPTNSEFIALIADKIRLDYKKLS, from the coding sequence ATGTCAGAAATCAGTATTGCAATTGCCGATGATAACCTTCAGACACTAAATCTGTTGAACGATATACTGGAAGGAGAGGAGGATTTCCACGTTGTAGGCAGAGCGGATAATGGCGAAGATGCTTATAACATGATCCTCAAAACAAATCCTGACGTTGTCTTATTGGATGTAATTATGCCGAGAATGGACGGAATAACAGTAATGGAACGAGTTAGGGGCAACGGTTCTGTTACAAAGATACCGTCGTTTATTATGGTAACAGCGGCAGGAAGCGAGAATATTACCGAAGACGCGTTTCGCATGGGAGCAAATTATTACATAATGAAACCATTCAATAAGGAAATTATCGTCGATAAGGTTCGAAGAGTGGGTCAGAGAAAGACAAAAGCACCTAATTTACAGGGGATGAAAAAGGTGAAGCCTTATGTCAATAAAACCGAATATATGGAGCAGAATCTGGAAAATGATGTAACACAGATGCTCCACGAAATTGGAATTCCTGCCCATATCAAAGGATACCAGTACCTTCGGGATGCCATTGTCATTTCTGTACAGGACCAGGAGATGCTTACTTCAGTCACTAAGATACTTTATCCTTCTATAGCTAAAAAACACCAGACAACACCAAGCAGAGTAGAAAGAGCCATCCGTCATGCGATCGAAGTAGCCTGGAGCAGAGGAAAGATGGATACCATCAATGAATTATTTGGTTATACGGTAAGTACTGGCAAAGGAAAACCCACAAACTCAGAGTTTATCGCATTAATCGCAGATAAAATACGACTTGATTACAAAAAACTTTCCTAA
- a CDS encoding NAD(+)/NADH kinase, whose amino-acid sequence MKHFYVIMNPDKEGAKETADTISQYLLSHGATCVIGGSNKKEDYPGSHYTDSAMVPEETDCIITLGGDGTLIQAARDLAGRNIPILGINRGTLGYLTQISRTEEIYGALASLLSGDYTLEERMMLHGSITRSGEKIFQDIALNEIVIIRNQKLKVLKFKVFVNGEYFNEYRADGLIAATPTGSTAYNLSAGGPILVPDSRMLVLTPICSHVLGARSIVLSSDDSIRVEMMGQEDIYQEAVFDGDTQMRLCPGDMVEIGRSEGKTILVKLKHISFLDNLRNKMTGI is encoded by the coding sequence ATGAAACATTTTTATGTAATCATGAATCCGGATAAGGAAGGTGCGAAGGAGACTGCAGATACCATCAGTCAATATCTTTTATCTCATGGCGCTACTTGTGTCATTGGAGGAAGCAATAAAAAAGAAGATTATCCGGGCAGCCATTATACGGACTCAGCCATGGTACCTGAAGAAACAGACTGTATCATCACCCTTGGGGGAGATGGCACCCTCATTCAGGCAGCCAGAGACTTGGCCGGCCGTAACATTCCCATACTTGGAATCAACCGGGGCACACTTGGATACCTGACCCAGATATCCCGCACCGAAGAGATATACGGAGCTCTTGCCTCCCTCCTTTCAGGAGATTACACACTGGAAGAACGGATGATGTTACATGGTTCCATCACCCGCTCCGGTGAAAAAATATTTCAGGATATTGCCTTAAATGAGATCGTTATTATCAGAAACCAGAAGCTGAAGGTTCTTAAATTTAAGGTTTTTGTCAATGGAGAATACTTTAATGAGTACCGGGCGGATGGCCTCATAGCTGCAACTCCAACTGGTTCTACGGCTTATAACCTTTCTGCCGGAGGGCCGATTCTGGTGCCGGATTCCCGGATGCTTGTATTAACACCCATCTGTTCTCATGTTCTGGGAGCCAGAAGCATTGTTCTGTCTTCCGATGACTCCATACGGGTGGAGATGATGGGGCAGGAAGATATCTATCAGGAAGCAGTTTTTGATGGGGATACCCAAATGAGGCTTTGCCCCGGGGATATGGTGGAAATCGGCAGGTCAGAGGGTAAGACCATACTGGTTAAGCTGAAACATATCTCGTTTTTAGATAACCTGCGTAATAAGATGACCGGTATATAA
- a CDS encoding HD family phosphohydrolase — MKSMHFTREEKELAVTWAEDSSWAEQENYNADLVYMDCVKDILEHPIFQSMENYMQHGDTTCKHHCIKVSYMSYSICRRLGWDYKEVARAGLLHDLFLYDWHTHARETGEHFHGFTHPRTALNNAVKYFELTENEKDMILRHMWPLTPIPPRTRGGLVIVYSDKFCGLVETVARFKRWFLFSVGWKSTA; from the coding sequence ATGAAAAGCATGCATTTCACCCGGGAAGAAAAAGAACTTGCCGTAACGTGGGCAGAAGATTCTTCCTGGGCTGAACAGGAAAACTACAATGCGGATCTGGTCTATATGGATTGTGTGAAAGATATCTTAGAGCACCCCATATTCCAGTCCATGGAAAACTATATGCAGCATGGGGATACAACCTGTAAACACCACTGCATCAAAGTATCCTATATGAGCTACAGTATCTGTAGAAGGCTGGGCTGGGACTATAAAGAAGTCGCCAGAGCCGGTCTTCTTCATGATTTATTTTTGTATGACTGGCATACCCATGCCAGAGAAACCGGGGAACATTTTCATGGTTTTACTCATCCCAGGACTGCACTGAATAACGCAGTCAAATACTTTGAATTAACAGAGAATGAAAAAGACATGATCCTGCGTCATATGTGGCCGTTAACCCCGATTCCGCCAAGGACCAGGGGAGGTCTGGTGATTGTTTATTCGGACAAATTCTGCGGTCTCGTAGAAACCGTAGCCAGGTTCAAACGCTGGTTTTTATTCAGCGTTGGCTGGAAAAGTACTG
- a CDS encoding TlyA family RNA methyltransferase has protein sequence MKERLDVLLVKQGLAESREKAKALIMSGIVYVDGDKEDKAGTAFPETSVIEVRGNTLKYVSRGGLKLEKAMTHFDVTLMGKVCMDVGSSTGGFTDCMLQNGAVKVYAVDVGHGQLAWKLREDKRVVCMEKTNIRYVTPEDIGDPIEFSSIDVSFISLTKVLGPVKNLLKEDGEIVCLIKPQFEAGREKVGKKGVVREKSVHLEVIEAVIQYALSIGFSVLHLEFSPIKGPEGNIEYLLHLKNCQSEGLSPSMEADPERVVAEAHEQLSGGR, from the coding sequence ATGAAAGAAAGACTGGATGTGCTTTTAGTAAAGCAGGGCCTGGCAGAGTCCAGAGAAAAAGCCAAAGCCCTTATCATGTCTGGAATCGTCTATGTGGACGGAGACAAAGAAGACAAGGCAGGAACCGCTTTTCCTGAAACTTCTGTCATTGAAGTGAGAGGGAACACCTTAAAATATGTAAGCCGGGGCGGATTAAAGCTTGAGAAGGCTATGACTCATTTTGATGTGACTCTTATGGGTAAGGTCTGTATGGACGTTGGTTCTTCCACCGGCGGCTTTACCGATTGCATGCTGCAAAATGGTGCGGTCAAGGTGTATGCAGTGGATGTGGGACACGGTCAGCTTGCCTGGAAGCTGAGGGAAGATAAGCGAGTGGTCTGCATGGAGAAAACCAACATCAGGTATGTGACACCGGAAGACATTGGAGATCCCATTGAATTTTCATCCATTGACGTTTCTTTTATATCTTTAACAAAGGTATTAGGCCCAGTCAAAAATCTTCTTAAGGAAGACGGAGAGATTGTCTGTCTCATTAAGCCCCAATTTGAAGCAGGCCGTGAAAAGGTTGGCAAAAAAGGGGTGGTCAGAGAAAAGTCAGTCCACCTTGAGGTAATAGAAGCGGTAATCCAATATGCACTTTCCATCGGTTTTTCCGTCCTTCATCTGGAGTTTTCTCCGATCAAAGGCCCGGAAGGGAATATTGAATATTTACTACATTTGAAAAACTGCCAGTCAGAGGGATTATCTCCAAGCATGGAGGCAGATCCGGAGCGGGTTGTTGCTGAGGCTCATGAACAGCTAAGTGGTGGCAGGTAA